Proteins from one Vicinamibacterales bacterium genomic window:
- a CDS encoding MotA/TolQ/ExbB proton channel family protein, whose protein sequence is MSTPAFAQTEGGGGLDLVDMFNQMGPAALAVAVILFIMSFWSVGVAIERIYTFSQATKQSKMYAPLVAKHLKEGRLKEAIALSSAKEYRYSHLAKVVLAGLQEYQFQQESGANLSREDLLDTVRRSIQRATALTSNDLKKGVSGLATIGATAPFVGLLGTVVGVINAFVGIASSGSGGIGAVSAGIAEALVETALGLFVAIPAVWFYNYLSGKLEFFNVEMDNSSSEMVDYFIKKTA, encoded by the coding sequence ATGAGCACGCCTGCGTTCGCGCAGACGGAGGGCGGCGGTGGCCTCGATCTCGTCGACATGTTCAACCAGATGGGCCCCGCGGCACTCGCGGTCGCCGTCATCCTGTTCATCATGTCGTTCTGGTCGGTGGGCGTCGCGATTGAGCGTATCTATACGTTCAGCCAGGCGACCAAGCAGTCGAAGATGTATGCCCCGCTCGTCGCCAAGCACCTCAAGGAAGGCCGGCTGAAGGAGGCCATCGCCCTGTCGTCGGCGAAGGAATACCGCTACAGCCACCTCGCCAAGGTCGTGCTCGCCGGCCTGCAGGAATACCAGTTCCAGCAGGAGAGCGGCGCCAACCTGTCGCGTGAAGACCTGCTCGACACCGTCCGCCGCTCGATTCAGCGCGCCACCGCGCTGACCTCGAACGACCTCAAGAAGGGCGTCTCCGGCCTGGCGACCATCGGCGCGACCGCGCCGTTCGTCGGTCTGCTCGGCACGGTGGTCGGCGTCATCAACGCGTTCGTCGGCATCGCGTCGTCGGGCTCGGGCGGCATCGGCGCCGTCTCCGCCGGCATCGCGGAAGCGCTCGTCGAAACCGCGCTCGGCCTGTTCGTGGCCATCCCGGCGGTGTGGTTCTACAACTACCTGTCCGGCAAGCTCGAGTTCTTCAACGTGGAGATGGACAACTCCTCGTCGGAGATGGTCGACTACTTCATCAAGAAGACGGCGTAG
- a CDS encoding biopolymer transporter ExbD has product MAHAHHHLGADKVITAKKLEVSSDMNITPMIDVLLVLLVIFMAALPLSQKGLDVNLPAETKTAEQTQVDVSQIVIEYTADRKISINKSDVSVVDLEDRLRKIYEERKDKTLFIAGDGTLRYGDIVEVIDAAKGAGVEKVGIITEGMRRAAASAGKVGG; this is encoded by the coding sequence ATGGCCCACGCACACCACCATCTCGGCGCCGACAAGGTCATTACCGCCAAGAAGCTCGAAGTCAGCTCGGACATGAACATCACGCCGATGATCGACGTGTTGCTCGTGCTCCTGGTCATCTTCATGGCCGCCCTCCCGCTGTCGCAGAAGGGCCTCGACGTCAACCTGCCGGCGGAAACCAAGACCGCCGAACAGACCCAGGTCGACGTCTCGCAGATCGTGATCGAGTACACCGCGGACAGGAAAATCTCGATCAACAAGTCCGACGTCTCGGTCGTCGACCTCGAAGACCGCCTTCGCAAGATCTACGAGGAACGCAAGGACAAGACCCTGTTCATCGCCGGCGACGGCACCCTCCGCTATGGCGACATCGTCGAAGTGATCGACGCCGCCAAGGGTGCGGGCGTCGAAAAGGTGGGCATCATCACCGAAGGCATGCGCCGCGCTGCCGCCAGTGCGGGTAAGGTCGGCGGCTAA
- a CDS encoding biopolymer transporter ExbD, with amino-acid sequence MSMDVGGSKGGIKSDINVTPLVDVMLVLLIIMMIVAPLLQKGADVKLPLAANTADKPETQDQTVVAIDKADRYFVNGLPVRKEELRQKVEEILENKKERIILIKADEDARYSAVMDCMDELRASGIEDMGLITDPKTRGLLQGGGN; translated from the coding sequence ATGTCAATGGATGTCGGCGGTTCCAAAGGTGGAATCAAATCGGACATCAACGTCACGCCGCTCGTGGACGTCATGCTGGTGCTGCTCATCATCATGATGATCGTGGCCCCGCTGCTCCAGAAGGGCGCCGACGTGAAGCTGCCGCTCGCCGCGAACACCGCGGACAAGCCGGAAACGCAGGACCAGACGGTCGTCGCCATCGACAAGGCCGATCGGTACTTCGTCAACGGCCTGCCGGTGCGCAAGGAAGAGCTGCGGCAGAAGGTCGAGGAAATCCTCGAAAACAAGAAGGAGCGCATCATCCTCATCAAGGCCGATGAAGACGCGCGCTACTCCGCCGTGATGGATTGCATGGACGAACTGCGGGCCAGCGGCATCGAGGACATGGGGCTGATCACCGACCCCAAGACGCGCGGTCTTCTGCAGGGTGGAGGGAACTAA